A stretch of the Bacillus sp. B-jedd genome encodes the following:
- a CDS encoding WbqC family protein, which yields MKLAVMQPYFFPYIGYWQLINAVDTFVIFDDVNFIKRGWINRNNILVNNQAKQINLLLSKVSQNKRINEIELLSNDESDYLKLLKTFEASYIKAPFFNEVFPLIEKIIIYQEKNLAAYLAYLIKEVCNYLQIETSFILSSGLQKNDLLRGQDKIIDICKRLNADEYINSIGGMALYSSNDFDSNGIKLRFLKTGEIFYHQFNQEFVANLSIIDVMMFNSIESIKIMFEQYGLVCGDKTSHFVHAST from the coding sequence ATGAAGTTAGCAGTCATGCAACCTTATTTTTTTCCATATATAGGGTACTGGCAATTGATAAATGCAGTTGATACGTTTGTAATTTTTGATGATGTAAATTTTATCAAACGAGGTTGGATTAATCGAAACAACATATTAGTTAACAATCAAGCGAAGCAAATAAATTTATTATTGTCTAAGGTTAGTCAAAATAAACGCATTAATGAAATTGAACTGCTAAGTAATGATGAGTCAGATTATCTTAAGTTACTAAAGACCTTTGAAGCTTCTTATATAAAGGCTCCATTTTTTAATGAAGTATTCCCGCTAATCGAGAAAATTATAATATATCAGGAAAAGAATTTAGCAGCATATTTGGCATATTTGATTAAGGAAGTTTGTAATTATTTACAAATAGAAACATCCTTTATTTTGTCATCCGGGCTTCAGAAAAATGACCTGTTGCGGGGACAGGATAAGATTATTGATATTTGTAAACGGCTGAATGCAGACGAATATATTAATTCGATTGGTGGTATGGCCTTATATTCTTCGAATGACTTTGATTCTAACGGAATAAAATTAAGGTTTTTAAAAACAGGAGAAATATTCTATCATCAATTTAATCAAGAGTTTGTAGCTAATTTATCGATTATTGATGTTATGATGTTCAATTCTATAGAGAGTATAAAAATCATGTTTGAGCAATATGGGTTGGTATGTGGTGATAAAACGAGCCACTTTGTTCATGCATCAACTTAG
- a CDS encoding ATP-grasp domain-containing protein has product MMTKSKRLLIIGAGRGQVGLIKTAKEMGITAIVGTTPYNNPPGIKLADEICEMDISNQDEVLSKAKDLKLDGIATSCSDLGLTALGKSCEMLSLAGLNENAAELCQDKLKMKSVLMDNGISTAKFYKVSSEGDLKQALKNLMLPVIVKATDLQGSKGIYIAYSVEKAYEAFRNAMFDTKRNYCIIEEFLEGWEFGAQSFVYNEEVLFVMPHGDDTFMSHTAIPVGHHVPLNCSEDIIKQTEACVRSAIKALGLDNCAVNVDFIVKDGKVYMIELTGRVGANCLPELTSINFGINYYQMIIAMALGENPTEIWAKRNKETNAGLACMLFSEDGNGTLKNIEYTGIKDEDILEVTFFKKPGDEIKGFKSSKDCLGQVIVKGKSKEECEKKVEQIKKRIIIEIS; this is encoded by the coding sequence ATGATGACTAAAAGTAAGCGGTTGTTAATTATAGGTGCTGGTAGAGGACAAGTGGGGTTAATAAAGACTGCAAAAGAAATGGGCATCACTGCTATAGTTGGAACAACGCCTTATAATAATCCTCCGGGAATAAAACTTGCCGATGAAATTTGTGAAATGGATATTTCCAATCAAGATGAGGTGTTGTCAAAGGCTAAAGATTTAAAGTTAGATGGTATAGCGACAAGTTGTTCAGATCTTGGACTTACTGCTTTAGGAAAATCCTGTGAAATGTTATCTTTGGCTGGATTAAATGAAAATGCTGCGGAGCTTTGCCAGGATAAGCTTAAGATGAAAAGTGTATTGATGGATAATGGCATTAGCACAGCTAAATTTTATAAAGTATCATCTGAAGGTGATCTTAAGCAAGCCCTAAAAAATCTTATGTTACCCGTTATCGTAAAAGCAACTGATTTGCAGGGAAGTAAGGGAATCTATATTGCTTATTCAGTAGAGAAAGCATATGAAGCATTTAGAAATGCGATGTTTGATACTAAAAGGAATTATTGTATTATAGAAGAATTTTTAGAAGGATGGGAATTTGGAGCACAGTCTTTTGTATATAATGAGGAAGTTTTATTTGTTATGCCTCACGGCGATGATACTTTCATGAGTCATACAGCCATTCCTGTCGGGCACCATGTACCTTTGAATTGTTCTGAAGATATAATAAAACAAACAGAAGCATGTGTACGTAGCGCTATAAAAGCTTTAGGCCTTGATAATTGTGCTGTAAACGTAGATTTTATTGTAAAGGATGGAAAAGTATATATGATTGAGCTCACCGGTAGAGTTGGTGCGAATTGCCTTCCTGAATTAACTTCTATTAATTTTGGAATAAACTATTACCAAATGATAATAGCCATGGCGTTAGGTGAGAATCCTACAGAAATATGGGCTAAACGCAATAAAGAAACTAATGCTGGATTAGCTTGTATGCTGTTTTCCGAAGATGGAAATGGGACTCTTAAAAATATCGAATATACTGGCATTAAAGATGAAGATATTTTAGAAGTTACGTTTTTTAAAAAGCCAGGGGATGAAATTAAAGGATTTAAGAGTTCGAAAGATTGTCTAGGCCAAGTAATTGTTAAGGGTAAATCAAAAGAGGAATGTGAAAAAAAAGTAGAACAGATAAAAAAGAGAATTATTATTGAAATCTCATAA
- a CDS encoding lipopolysaccharide biosynthesis protein, producing MNMEVTRASVISSLFWKLLERGGVQGIQFIVSIVLARLLSPEEFGKLTLTVIFITICSVLVQGGFTTALIQKKDADEVDFYSAFYLNLFSASVLYFVLFFTAPFLAVLFEEPQLMMVLRVLALTLFFGVFNSIQIAVIQKNLEFKKLFISSLGSVIISGPVGVVMAYAGYGIWALVGQQLTAQFAITTILWLVVKWKPKFLFSFEKVKNLFSYGWKILISSLIDTLYSNIRSLIIGKMFSPAMLAFYNRGEMFPSLIIININGSIESVMMPALSFHQEDAQKVKSMMRRSIVTGSFILFPMMVGLAVVAEPLVKIVLTEKWLPAVPFLQIFCASYALYSIHTANLQAIKALGRSDIFLKLEIVKKIIGLIILGFTVFGGIYSMALGMLVSGIISSFINAYPNLKLLNYSYKEQWYDIMPSFFLSIAMGAAVYHVRWLALSDELTMAIQIIMGVILYAMLAHLFKLECFHYLTSTIKDTLKINGKKIKRKEKIVQH from the coding sequence ATGAACATGGAAGTGACAAGAGCCAGTGTTATTTCATCTTTGTTCTGGAAGTTATTAGAACGAGGTGGAGTGCAAGGAATACAATTTATTGTGTCGATTGTGTTAGCTCGTCTACTTAGTCCGGAGGAATTTGGAAAACTGACGCTTACTGTAATTTTTATCACTATTTGTAGTGTTTTGGTTCAAGGAGGTTTTACCACAGCACTAATTCAAAAGAAAGATGCTGATGAAGTTGATTTTTACTCGGCCTTTTACTTGAATCTATTCAGTGCTAGTGTTCTGTATTTTGTTCTTTTTTTTACAGCTCCTTTTTTAGCCGTATTATTTGAAGAACCTCAATTAATGATGGTGTTGAGGGTTCTGGCATTGACCTTGTTTTTCGGGGTTTTTAATTCAATCCAGATTGCCGTGATTCAGAAAAACCTGGAATTTAAAAAACTGTTCATTAGCAGTTTAGGATCGGTCATCATTTCGGGGCCAGTAGGTGTAGTAATGGCTTATGCAGGTTATGGGATATGGGCATTGGTAGGGCAGCAATTAACTGCTCAATTCGCAATAACCACCATCCTATGGTTGGTTGTGAAATGGAAACCTAAGTTCCTTTTTTCATTTGAAAAAGTAAAAAATTTATTTTCATATGGGTGGAAAATTTTAATATCATCATTAATTGATACTCTGTATTCAAATATACGAAGTCTCATTATCGGAAAAATGTTTAGCCCGGCGATGTTGGCTTTTTATAATAGAGGGGAAATGTTTCCTAGTCTCATTATCATTAACATCAATGGATCCATAGAGTCAGTCATGATGCCGGCTTTATCATTTCATCAGGAGGATGCACAAAAAGTAAAGAGTATGATGCGCAGATCGATTGTTACGGGCTCATTTATTTTGTTTCCCATGATGGTCGGTCTGGCTGTTGTAGCTGAACCATTAGTGAAAATCGTCCTAACAGAAAAATGGCTTCCTGCTGTACCATTCCTACAAATCTTTTGCGCATCCTATGCTTTATATTCGATTCATACGGCAAATCTTCAGGCGATTAAGGCGTTGGGGCGGAGTGATATCTTTTTGAAACTTGAAATAGTAAAAAAAATCATTGGACTAATTATTTTAGGATTCACTGTTTTCGGGGGTATATATTCCATGGCGTTAGGTATGTTAGTTAGTGGCATCATTTCTAGTTTTATTAATGCTTATCCTAATTTAAAGTTGCTTAACTATAGCTACAAGGAACAATGGTATGATATCATGCCATCGTTTTTTTTATCCATAGCAATGGGGGCTGCTGTTTATCATGTCAGATGGCTGGCTCTGTCAGACGAACTTACAATGGCAATTCAAATCATTATGGGGGTTATCCTTTATGCCATGTTGGCTCATCTATTTAAATTAGAGTGTTTCCATTACTTAACATCTACAATAAAAGATACACTGAAAATAAACGGTAAAAAAATTAAGCGAAAAGAAAAAATTGTGCAACATTAG
- a CDS encoding glycosyltransferase family 2 protein, with the protein MKNIVVSINCITYNHRDYIADAIESFLMQKTNFDFEILIHDDASTDGTAEIIREYEKKYPDIIKPIYQTFNQYSQGKKIFMPNAARAKGKYTAICEGDDYWTDPYKIQKQVDFMERHPECSLCVHAGNMVSASDKKIINRCRPNRGNKVYTVEEVIEYGGALFMTNSMFYQTKLAQNIPEFFNKVNVSDYPLTIYLALQGTVYYLDEYMSAYRLWVSGSWTEKNLSNIESFKKHFDTISNMLDEINQYTGFKYKDIIIRTKKRNQFDLLLKQEKFKEAFEDEYRFIFSEFNYKTKVRWFLQWHFPSILMSLLKIKRKLMI; encoded by the coding sequence TTGAAAAATATAGTAGTAAGTATAAATTGTATTACTTACAATCATAGAGACTATATTGCAGATGCAATTGAAAGTTTTTTAATGCAAAAAACAAACTTTGACTTTGAAATATTAATCCACGATGATGCATCGACAGATGGAACGGCAGAAATCATTAGAGAATATGAAAAGAAATATCCAGATATCATAAAACCTATCTATCAGACTTTTAATCAATATTCACAGGGGAAAAAAATATTTATGCCTAACGCTGCAAGAGCAAAGGGAAAGTATACTGCGATTTGCGAAGGAGATGATTATTGGACAGATCCATATAAAATACAAAAACAAGTAGATTTTATGGAAAGGCATCCTGAATGCAGCTTATGTGTTCATGCTGGTAACATGGTGTCAGCATCAGATAAGAAAATAATAAACCGGTGCCGGCCAAACAGAGGAAATAAAGTCTATACCGTAGAGGAAGTTATCGAATATGGCGGAGCTTTATTCATGACAAATTCAATGTTTTATCAAACAAAACTTGCACAAAATATTCCCGAATTTTTTAATAAGGTTAATGTTAGTGACTATCCATTAACAATATATTTAGCTTTGCAAGGTACAGTTTATTATTTGGATGAATATATGTCAGCTTATCGATTATGGGTTAGTGGTTCATGGACGGAAAAAAACCTTTCCAATATTGAAAGTTTTAAAAAGCACTTTGATACCATTTCAAATATGCTCGATGAAATAAATCAATATACAGGTTTTAAGTATAAAGACATTATCATTCGAACAAAGAAACGTAATCAGTTTGATCTTTTATTAAAGCAGGAAAAATTTAAAGAAGCTTTTGAAGATGAATATAGATTCATCTTTTCAGAGTTTAATTATAAGACCAAGGTTAGGTGGTTTTTACAATGGCATTTTCCTAGTATCTTAATGTCTTTGTTAAAAATAAAAAGGAAATTAATGATATGA
- a CDS encoding glycosyltransferase family 2 protein has translation MKIKISVIVPIYNVEEYLRRCIDSICHQSYKNLEIILVNDGSTDSCPIISDEYKDKDNRIKIIHKQNGGLSDARNVGIEHATGDYISFVDSDDYIAENMLEVLINLCLEKECDISVCGVVRKYSDREISISSDIEEVIDHETAFKYLIQGKYFHDYAWNKLYKSELFTDITYPVGKIYEDVFTTYKLFAKANKIGFTDRPLYFYVQRDGSILRRGFHLNQFHQLEALNEIEMFITINKKYHHLQETLDSRILNVKCRLIFDILVDKILNSSASFDASGRKLLKEIKTNGIQKIKNQNIHPLSKMIVVLSMFGFNSLVTLIKTPIVKSVIMKRKRLL, from the coding sequence ATGAAAATAAAAATTAGTGTCATCGTACCTATCTATAATGTCGAGGAATACTTGAGAAGATGCATCGATAGTATCTGTCATCAATCCTATAAAAATTTAGAAATCATCTTGGTGAATGATGGCTCGACAGATAGTTGTCCCATTATTAGTGATGAGTATAAAGATAAAGACAACCGGATCAAAATTATCCATAAACAAAATGGAGGGCTTTCCGATGCTCGAAACGTTGGTATAGAGCACGCTACCGGAGACTATATCAGTTTCGTGGACAGTGATGATTATATTGCAGAAAATATGCTGGAAGTATTAATCAATCTCTGTTTAGAAAAAGAATGTGATATATCAGTTTGTGGAGTTGTCAGGAAATATTCTGATAGAGAAATTAGCATCTCCTCCGATATAGAAGAAGTTATTGATCATGAAACGGCATTCAAGTATTTAATTCAAGGGAAGTATTTTCATGATTATGCATGGAATAAATTATATAAATCCGAGCTGTTTACAGATATAACATATCCAGTAGGTAAGATTTATGAAGATGTTTTTACAACTTATAAATTGTTTGCAAAAGCTAATAAAATTGGATTTACTGATCGACCGCTCTACTTCTATGTTCAGAGAGACGGGAGCATATTAAGACGCGGGTTTCATTTAAATCAATTCCACCAATTAGAGGCATTAAACGAAATTGAAATGTTTATTACAATAAATAAAAAGTATCATCATTTGCAGGAAACATTGGACAGCAGAATTCTTAATGTGAAATGCAGGTTGATCTTCGATATCTTGGTAGATAAAATTTTGAATTCCTCAGCAAGTTTCGATGCAAGCGGAAGAAAGCTGCTTAAAGAAATAAAGACTAATGGTATACAAAAAATCAAGAATCAAAATATTCATCCTCTCAGCAAAATGATAGTGGTGCTATCCATGTTTGGATTTAACTCACTGGTCACGCTTATAAAAACCCCTATTGTAAAAAGCGTCATAATGAAAAGGAAGAGGTTGTTATGA
- a CDS encoding glycosyltransferase family 2 protein — protein MGTPLLSIVIPVYNAQETISRAIGSILSQDFKDVEIIVINDGSNDRSLEFCENIARNEPGIRLFSIENSGVSYARNVGIEQAKGKYITFLDADDYYAEMALEQVAANLSPDTEMMIFGYNVDFENKYTDCLLPSEQVFTFHDQHRFREYAVSLIRNEMINAPWNKVYLTSYLKEKEIMFPADLNIGEDLKFNLSVIRDIEHVKILNMALVNYCVKKGEGLVSRFRLNRFDVRYALLMEIRNLLSYWGLLKENQAMIDRFLIRDIMAYFMDFYKMNCDLTYKKKLEIIKELLSRDNIKKSLNNSQFEDFSTRIIELILKTNNTRFILFTAKILNIKRVAR, from the coding sequence ATGGGCACTCCTTTATTATCCATTGTCATTCCAGTATACAATGCTCAAGAAACAATCAGCCGTGCCATTGGCAGTATTTTATCCCAGGATTTCAAGGATGTCGAAATCATCGTGATCAATGACGGCTCCAATGACCGCAGTCTTGAATTCTGTGAAAATATCGCGCGAAATGAACCAGGAATAAGGCTTTTCTCCATTGAAAATTCCGGAGTCAGCTATGCAAGGAATGTAGGCATTGAACAAGCAAAAGGAAAGTATATTACGTTCTTGGATGCAGATGATTATTATGCAGAAATGGCACTTGAACAAGTGGCTGCAAACTTAAGCCCTGACACCGAAATGATGATCTTCGGTTACAATGTCGATTTTGAAAATAAATACACCGATTGTTTACTGCCGAGTGAACAGGTGTTCACTTTCCATGACCAACATAGATTCAGGGAATATGCCGTTTCATTAATACGCAACGAAATGATTAACGCTCCCTGGAATAAGGTTTATTTAACTAGCTACTTAAAAGAAAAGGAAATAATGTTCCCGGCAGATTTAAACATTGGCGAGGATTTAAAGTTCAATCTATCTGTCATTAGGGATATTGAACACGTAAAAATTTTAAACATGGCTTTAGTGAACTATTGTGTGAAAAAGGGGGAAGGGCTTGTGTCGCGTTTTCGGTTAAACCGGTTTGATGTTCGATATGCCCTCCTTATGGAAATTAGAAACCTCTTGTCGTACTGGGGATTATTAAAAGAAAATCAAGCCATGATTGATCGATTTTTAATCAGAGATATCATGGCCTATTTTATGGACTTTTACAAAATGAATTGTGATTTGACCTATAAAAAAAAACTGGAAATCATAAAAGAACTTCTATCCAGAGACAACATAAAAAAAAGTTTAAACAATAGTCAATTTGAAGATTTTTCCACAAGGATCATAGAGCTAATTTTGAAAACAAATAATACAAGGTTCATCTTATTTACAGCGAAAATTTTAAACATAAAGCGAGTGGCAAGATGA